A section of the Candidatus Desulfarcum epimagneticum genome encodes:
- the cooS gene encoding Carbon monoxide dehydrogenase 1, giving the protein MGKDKTKAPKELDISSVTTCEATAQMLEKAKKDGVETAFDRAMNMKACPIGADSACCKHCAMGPCRLNARDPYGKVGVCGATIDTIMARNFSRMVAAGGAAHTDHGMSMLDMFRDVIKGKIKDYRIKNPAKLKAVAESIDIETQDRELMDIAEDLYKELERTYTQVDGEIPFAKRVPKKTLETWREMGIVPRGAMREIMELMHRSHMGVDQDYENIVKQCSRTALSDGWGGSMVATEISDILFGTPSPVSVEVNMGVLKEDMVNVIVHGHEPNLFESILASSQEPTLIEAAEKAGAKGINLAGMCCSGAEMLVRHGVPHAGNFMSTETVLVTGAVDAMAVDVQCIKQGLGKVADCYDTPLFTTNPRCKIEGVEHIEFHEHDPKAATDEIIIRAISRFKNRTARIEIPKNVNVGVHGFSHEYISYMLGGSFRSSYRPLNDNVINGRIRGVAGVVGCTNPRMKQDWVHVELVKELIKNDVLVLQTGCSQIALAKAGLTTPESAILAGDGLREVCETVGMPPVLGMGSCVDNSRILIAASEMVREGGLGDSIADLPVAGAAPEWMSEKAICIGQYFVASGVFTVFGVTFPIVEETKFHEYLFNGLEKQGLGKWGFTPDPYEMAKMMIAHIDKKRQELGLDRSKERVLMDMSDRRQLDVA; this is encoded by the coding sequence ATGGGAAAAGACAAAACGAAAGCGCCAAAAGAGCTGGACATTTCCAGCGTCACCACTTGCGAGGCCACCGCCCAGATGCTTGAGAAAGCCAAGAAAGACGGGGTGGAGACCGCCTTTGACCGGGCCATGAACATGAAGGCCTGTCCCATCGGCGCCGATTCGGCCTGCTGCAAGCACTGCGCCATGGGGCCCTGCCGCCTCAACGCCCGGGATCCTTACGGAAAAGTGGGGGTCTGCGGCGCCACCATCGACACCATCATGGCCCGGAATTTTTCCAGGATGGTGGCCGCCGGGGGAGCCGCCCACACGGACCACGGCATGAGCATGCTGGATATGTTCCGGGATGTGATCAAGGGAAAAATCAAGGATTACCGCATCAAGAATCCCGCGAAGCTCAAAGCGGTGGCGGAATCCATCGACATTGAGACCCAGGACCGGGAACTCATGGACATCGCGGAGGATCTTTACAAAGAGCTGGAGCGCACCTACACCCAGGTGGACGGGGAAATCCCCTTCGCCAAACGGGTTCCGAAAAAGACCCTGGAGACATGGCGCGAAATGGGCATCGTTCCCCGGGGGGCCATGCGGGAAATCATGGAGCTGATGCACCGCTCCCACATGGGCGTGGACCAGGATTACGAAAATATCGTCAAACAGTGCAGCCGAACCGCCCTTTCCGACGGATGGGGGGGATCCATGGTGGCCACCGAGATATCGGACATTCTCTTCGGCACGCCTTCCCCGGTCAGCGTGGAAGTCAACATGGGGGTTTTGAAAGAGGACATGGTCAACGTCATCGTCCACGGACACGAGCCCAACCTGTTTGAGTCCATTCTCGCCTCATCCCAGGAGCCCACCCTCATCGAAGCCGCTGAAAAGGCCGGCGCCAAGGGCATCAACCTGGCGGGAATGTGTTGCTCGGGCGCGGAGATGCTGGTTCGCCACGGCGTTCCCCACGCCGGAAACTTCATGTCCACCGAGACCGTTCTGGTCACCGGGGCTGTGGACGCCATGGCTGTGGATGTCCAGTGCATCAAGCAGGGTCTGGGCAAGGTGGCCGACTGTTACGACACGCCCCTGTTCACCACCAATCCCAGGTGCAAGATCGAGGGCGTCGAGCACATCGAGTTCCACGAGCATGATCCCAAGGCCGCCACGGATGAGATCATCATCCGGGCCATCTCGCGGTTCAAGAACCGGACCGCCAGGATCGAGATTCCCAAGAATGTCAACGTCGGCGTTCACGGGTTCTCCCACGAGTACATCAGCTACATGCTGGGCGGATCGTTTCGTTCCTCCTACCGGCCCCTGAACGACAACGTTATCAATGGGCGCATACGGGGCGTCGCCGGAGTGGTGGGATGCACCAATCCCAGGATGAAGCAGGACTGGGTCCATGTGGAGCTGGTCAAAGAGCTGATTAAAAATGACGTTCTGGTGCTTCAGACCGGCTGTTCCCAGATCGCGCTGGCCAAGGCCGGGCTCACCACGCCCGAGTCGGCCATCCTGGCGGGGGACGGATTGAGGGAAGTGTGTGAGACCGTTGGAATGCCGCCTGTTTTGGGAATGGGATCATGCGTGGACAACAGCCGCATCCTCATCGCCGCTTCGGAAATGGTTCGGGAAGGAGGCCTTGGAGACAGCATCGCCGATCTTCCTGTGGCGGGCGCGGCCCCTGAGTGGATGAGCGAAAAGGCCATCTGCATCGGCCAGTACTTCGTGGCCTCGGGCGTGTTCACGGTCTTCGGCGTGACCTTTCCCATCGTGGAGGAGACCAAATTCCACGAGTATCTGTTCAACGGCCTGGAAAAACAGGGCCTGGGGAAATGGGGATTCACTCCGGATCCCTATGAAATGGCGAAGATGATGATCGCCCACATTGACAAGAAGAGACAAGAGCTGGGTCTGGACAGATCCAAAGAGCGCGTGTTGATGGATATGTCCGACCGGCGGCAGCTTGACGTCGCGTAG
- a CDS encoding conserved hypothetical protein (Evidence 4 : Unknown function but conserved in other organisms) yields MGDQAGVFEKPGPANTDAVLSAAYERGKALGLSELAVASTTGETARRALDVFKGFQITAVTYHCGFKEPFQNVMTDDARKDLEEKGARVISATHALSGVERAIAMKHGGSYPALLIADTLRLFGQGVKVAVEISIMAADAGALSGRDIIAIGGSGRGADAALVLKPAGQSHLFDMRIREVICKPRDF; encoded by the coding sequence ATGGGCGATCAAGCGGGTGTTTTCGAAAAACCGGGGCCGGCCAACACAGACGCTGTTCTTTCGGCGGCGTATGAGCGGGGCAAAGCCCTGGGCCTGTCCGAGCTGGCGGTGGCCTCCACCACCGGGGAGACGGCGCGCCGGGCTTTGGATGTTTTCAAGGGGTTTCAGATCACGGCGGTCACCTACCACTGCGGATTCAAAGAGCCGTTTCAAAATGTCATGACGGACGATGCCCGAAAGGATCTTGAGGAAAAGGGGGCCCGTGTGATTTCGGCCACCCACGCGCTTTCAGGAGTCGAGCGCGCCATCGCCATGAAGCACGGCGGGTCGTATCCCGCCCTTCTGATCGCCGACACCCTCAGGCTTTTCGGCCAGGGGGTGAAAGTGGCGGTGGAGATATCCATCATGGCCGCGGACGCCGGGGCCCTGTCGGGGCGCGACATCATCGCCATCGGCGGAAGCGGCAGGGGCGCGGACGCGGCCCTGGTTTTAAAACCGGCGGGCCAGTCCCACCTGTTTGACATGCGGATTCGGGAGGTGATTTGCAAGCCCCGGGATTTTTGA
- a CDS encoding hypothetical protein (Evidence 5 : Unknown function) gives MMTDNPETLAELLKDSIFINAVNMAERRQLKERIVRIAEKWSAQSDIIRKHSLNHD, from the coding sequence ATGATGACAGACAATCCGGAAACCCTCGCGGAACTTTTAAAGGACTCCATATTCATCAACGCGGTGAACATGGCCGAGCGCCGGCAGCTCAAAGAAAGAATTGTCAGAATCGCCGAAAAATGGAGCGCCCAAAGCGACATCATTCGAAAACACAGCCTCAACCATGACTGA
- the murJ gene encoding putative lipid II flippase MurJ (Evidence 3 : Putative function from multiple computational evidences) produces the protein MTENSKVTKAAGIVGSATLLSRVMGYIRDMALAWFFGAGMASDAFFVAFRIPNLLRRLFAEGSLSVAFIPVFTDYLEKEGKEEAMRFAGSALKCLSVILAAVALAGVLLAPFIARAFAPGFMEDPEKLRLTTLLTRVMFPYILFIGLVALCMGILNVMGHFAAPALAPVLLNLSMIGAVFLISPGLEEPAMGLAIGVLIGGALQLALQAPFVIRKGVRLGRRIPLRHPGLKKVGVLMLPTILGSAAYQVNILAGTLLSSLLPEGSVSYLYYADRLTQFPLGIFAIALATAVLPSLSRQVSAGDMEAAGQTFSHAMRFVWFITLPAMFGMMALREPIVALLFKRGAFDARAVESTAHALLFYSAGLWAFSGVRIVVSAFYALKDTRTPVKMAVISIAANIILGAALMGPMGHGGLALATSLSSMLNLILLTRALRAKFDFFDRIFFTVSSLKILVSSLVMGGAVFAMSRFVLTPGQDDFSRLLTGILICVAAGSALYALLAFALKSREMKTILQMAGKDSEK, from the coding sequence ATGACCGAAAACTCAAAAGTCACAAAAGCCGCCGGAATCGTCGGGTCGGCCACCTTGCTCAGCCGCGTGATGGGCTATATCCGGGACATGGCCCTGGCCTGGTTCTTCGGCGCCGGGATGGCCTCGGACGCGTTCTTCGTGGCCTTCAGGATCCCCAATCTCTTAAGGAGGCTCTTCGCCGAGGGCTCTTTGAGCGTGGCCTTTATCCCCGTGTTCACCGATTATCTGGAAAAAGAGGGGAAAGAGGAGGCGATGCGCTTCGCGGGATCGGCCTTGAAATGCCTGTCCGTGATCCTGGCCGCTGTGGCGCTCGCCGGCGTTTTGCTCGCGCCCTTCATCGCCCGGGCGTTCGCCCCGGGGTTTATGGAGGACCCCGAAAAGCTTCGCCTCACGACGCTTTTGACCCGGGTCATGTTCCCCTATATCCTGTTCATCGGCCTGGTGGCGCTTTGCATGGGGATTTTAAATGTGATGGGCCATTTCGCGGCCCCGGCCCTGGCCCCGGTTTTGTTGAACCTGTCCATGATCGGGGCGGTTTTTCTCATTTCCCCGGGGCTTGAAGAGCCGGCCATGGGCCTGGCGATCGGGGTTCTCATCGGCGGGGCGCTTCAACTGGCGCTCCAGGCGCCCTTTGTGATCCGAAAAGGCGTCCGGCTGGGGCGGCGAATCCCGCTGCGCCACCCGGGATTAAAAAAAGTGGGGGTCCTGATGCTTCCCACCATCCTGGGCTCGGCGGCCTACCAGGTGAACATACTGGCCGGGACGCTTCTGTCCTCTCTTCTGCCGGAGGGCAGCGTGTCTTATCTGTACTACGCGGACCGGCTCACCCAGTTTCCCCTGGGAATTTTCGCCATCGCGCTGGCCACGGCGGTTCTGCCCAGTCTGTCCAGACAGGTGTCGGCCGGCGACATGGAGGCGGCGGGCCAAACCTTTTCCCACGCCATGCGGTTCGTGTGGTTCATCACCCTGCCCGCCATGTTCGGCATGATGGCGCTCAGGGAACCCATTGTGGCGCTGCTTTTCAAGCGGGGGGCCTTTGACGCCCGGGCTGTGGAGTCCACGGCCCATGCGCTTTTGTTTTACTCGGCGGGCCTGTGGGCGTTTTCAGGGGTTCGAATCGTGGTCTCCGCCTTTTACGCCCTGAAGGACACCCGGACCCCGGTGAAAATGGCCGTCATCTCCATCGCGGCCAACATCATCCTGGGCGCGGCGCTCATGGGCCCCATGGGGCATGGGGGGCTGGCGCTGGCCACCTCTTTGTCCTCCATGCTCAACCTCATCCTTCTGACCCGGGCCTTGAGGGCGAAATTCGATTTTTTCGACCGAATCTTTTTCACGGTTTCGTCGCTGAAAATCCTGGTGTCCTCCCTGGTCATGGGCGGGGCGGTTTTCGCCATGTCGCGGTTTGTTTTAACGCCCGGCCAGGACGACTTTTCCCGGCTTTTGACCGGGATACTGATATGCGTGGCCGCGGGGTCGGCGCTTTACGCCCTGCTCGCGTTCGCGCTCAAAAGCCGGGAGATGAAAACGATCCTTCAAATGGCGGGAAAGGATTCTGAAAAATGA
- a CDS encoding Cell division protein FtsB — translation MKRGILLGVMAAVLGATLILIVFGDNGYMDRNRMKKTLERLALDNKRLADENLDFYRRIHRLKTDPVYVEGVARRELGLAADGEVVFHLHDPGKKPKKPNP, via the coding sequence ATGAAGCGTGGAATACTGCTGGGCGTCATGGCCGCCGTCCTGGGGGCGACGCTGATTCTCATTGTGTTCGGGGACAACGGATACATGGACCGGAACCGGATGAAAAAGACGCTGGAACGCCTGGCTCTGGACAACAAACGGCTGGCGGACGAAAATCTGGATTTTTACAGAAGAATTCACCGGCTGAAAACCGACCCGGTTTACGTGGAGGGCGTCGCCAGGCGGGAGCTGGGCCTGGCGGCCGACGGCGAGGTGGTCTTCCACCTCCATGATCCGGGGAAAAAACCCAAAAAACCAAACCCATAA
- a CDS encoding conserved hypothetical protein (Evidence 4 : Unknown function but conserved in other organisms), translating into MNPPSDFETLTMAKIHADQGRLGKAADICRNLLNQAPDQNQDQDQERRGKILKILSDLENRVAEKGRRDAGRLAPLFEKWLGLVLARERLARLQKIKTDMAPSLPLSKNGV; encoded by the coding sequence GTGAACCCACCATCCGATTTTGAAACGCTGACAATGGCCAAAATTCACGCCGACCAGGGACGTCTGGGAAAGGCGGCGGATATCTGCCGGAATCTTTTAAACCAGGCCCCGGACCAGAACCAGGACCAGGACCAGGAACGGCGGGGAAAAATATTAAAAATCCTTTCGGACCTGGAAAACCGCGTCGCCGAGAAGGGAAGGCGGGACGCCGGACGCCTGGCGCCTTTGTTTGAAAAATGGCTCGGGCTCGTCCTTGCCCGGGAAAGGCTGGCGCGGCTTCAAAAAATCAAAACCGACATGGCCCCGTCCCTTCCCTTGTCCAAAAACGGCGTCTAA
- a CDS encoding conserved hypothetical protein (Evidence 4 : Unknown function but conserved in other organisms) has product MTLNVVEKVDDLVKVDHALISVSDKTGLETFIPALMDIRPGIRFFSTGGTYERLRGIIGPGAEKNLIRVSDYTGQPETQGGLVKTLDFKIYLGLLTETYNDSHQEDLRRTDAVPIDMAVVNLYPFKEVSRRPGATLEEARGNIDIGGPCMIRAAAKNFIRVACVSDPGDYGAVVKEMAASQGRISLESRFNLAGKAFSHTASYEKAISDFWGRQTAEKMAGCYES; this is encoded by the coding sequence ATGACCCTCAATGTGGTTGAAAAAGTGGACGATCTGGTGAAAGTGGACCATGCGCTGATCAGCGTGTCGGACAAAACCGGTCTGGAGACCTTTATCCCGGCGCTGATGGACATTCGACCCGGGATCCGGTTTTTTTCCACCGGCGGAACCTACGAGCGCCTGCGGGGGATCATCGGCCCAGGCGCGGAAAAAAATCTGATCCGGGTGTCCGACTACACGGGCCAGCCCGAGACCCAGGGGGGGCTGGTGAAAACCCTGGATTTTAAAATCTACCTGGGGCTTTTGACGGAAACATACAATGACAGCCACCAGGAGGATTTGAGGCGGACGGACGCCGTTCCCATCGACATGGCGGTGGTGAACCTGTACCCGTTCAAGGAGGTGTCAAGACGCCCGGGCGCCACGCTGGAGGAGGCCCGGGGCAACATCGACATCGGGGGCCCCTGCATGATCCGGGCCGCGGCCAAGAATTTCATCCGGGTGGCCTGCGTGTCGGACCCCGGCGATTACGGCGCCGTGGTTAAGGAGATGGCCGCCTCCCAGGGCCGTATTTCCCTGGAATCGCGTTTTAATCTGGCCGGAAAAGCCTTTTCCCACACGGCGTCCTATGAAAAAGCCATCTCGGATTTCTGGGGGAGGCAGACGGCCGAAAAAATGGCCGGATGCTACGAGTCTTAG
- a CDS encoding conserved hypothetical protein (Evidence 4 : Unknown function but conserved in other organisms) has protein sequence MNIQQFRYSSDNLGYVLYGRRTALAIDGGAVDDIASFLDEKGLDLKFAANTHGHPDHTSGTRRLIGRTGARYLDHETLMKKKAVEIEGETAQVLHTPGHTPDSMTFFADGFLVAGDTLFNGTIGNCFSGDLRGFYESIKTLMAFPPDTVIYAGHDYVEYAMAFARVIEPDHPHIDAYLKKYDPRLVRSTMGDEMKVNPYLRFNDPGMIDVLKKRGLAHSNEYERWESIMTLS, from the coding sequence ATGAACATCCAACAGTTTCGATACTCATCCGACAACCTGGGATATGTGTTATATGGCCGGCGGACGGCTTTGGCCATAGACGGCGGGGCCGTGGACGACATCGCGTCCTTCCTGGATGAAAAGGGCCTGGATTTAAAATTCGCCGCCAACACCCACGGCCATCCCGACCACACATCCGGGACCCGGCGGCTCATCGGGCGAACGGGCGCCCGATATCTCGACCACGAGACCCTGATGAAAAAAAAGGCGGTGGAAATCGAAGGGGAGACGGCCCAGGTCCTTCACACCCCCGGTCACACCCCGGACTCCATGACGTTTTTCGCCGACGGGTTCCTGGTCGCCGGAGACACGCTTTTCAACGGCACCATCGGGAACTGTTTTTCCGGGGATTTGAGGGGCTTTTACGAGTCCATCAAAACGCTCATGGCCTTCCCCCCGGACACCGTCATATACGCGGGCCACGACTACGTGGAATACGCCATGGCCTTTGCCCGGGTTATTGAGCCGGACCATCCCCATATTGACGCGTATTTGAAAAAATATGACCCCCGCCTGGTTCGCTCCACGATGGGCGATGAGATGAAAGTCAACCCGTATCTTCGATTTAACGATCCCGGCATGATCGATGTGTTAAAAAAACGGGGGCTGGCCCATTCGAATGAATACGAGCGGTGGGAATCCATTATGACCTTGTCGTGA
- a CDS encoding 4Fe-4S ferredoxin iron-sulfur binding domain-containing protein, protein MGDDAYRKLAKVLDTLPNGFPATESGLEIDILKKTFTEKEAEMFCDLRLSFETADQIAERTGRPLEGLEDFLDAMWERGLVFGVNMGGVKIFKMMPWVFGVYELQLERMDREFAEMCEKYFKAFGKQFFENKPQLMQVLPVEKEISAIQETLPYEKVSGIIENGQSFGLAECICKKEKRLLDDGCDKPSEVCMAIAPVPGIFENSHWGRPISKEKAREVLKKSEEAGLVHMTSNVESGHFYICNCCGCCCGVLRAINNLGIADAVNTHFFAEIDPDSCVACGVCADERCQVNAIEEDGDVYRVIRESCIGCGLCVSTCPEEAVSMKRKADTEIVAPPGDEDQWFESRGESRGVDYSAYK, encoded by the coding sequence ATGGGAGATGACGCGTATCGCAAACTGGCAAAGGTTCTGGACACCCTGCCCAATGGATTTCCCGCCACTGAGTCGGGGCTTGAGATCGACATTTTAAAAAAGACCTTTACGGAAAAAGAGGCGGAGATGTTTTGCGATCTGAGGCTTTCCTTTGAGACGGCGGACCAGATCGCCGAGCGGACGGGCCGCCCCCTGGAGGGGCTGGAGGATTTCCTGGACGCCATGTGGGAAAGGGGTCTGGTGTTCGGCGTGAACATGGGAGGGGTGAAGATTTTTAAGATGATGCCCTGGGTGTTCGGCGTCTATGAGCTTCAGCTGGAGCGGATGGACCGGGAATTCGCAGAAATGTGCGAGAAATATTTCAAGGCGTTCGGCAAACAGTTTTTTGAAAACAAACCCCAGTTGATGCAGGTGCTTCCCGTTGAAAAGGAGATTTCGGCCATCCAGGAGACCCTTCCCTATGAAAAGGTGTCCGGCATCATCGAAAACGGCCAGTCCTTCGGTCTGGCGGAGTGCATCTGCAAAAAGGAGAAGCGCCTTTTGGACGACGGATGCGACAAACCCTCCGAGGTCTGCATGGCCATCGCGCCGGTCCCGGGAATATTTGAAAACAGCCACTGGGGACGCCCCATTTCAAAGGAAAAGGCCCGGGAAGTGTTGAAAAAGTCCGAGGAGGCGGGCCTGGTTCACATGACCAGCAACGTGGAGAGCGGCCATTTTTATATCTGCAACTGCTGCGGATGCTGCTGCGGGGTTTTGAGGGCGATCAATAATCTGGGCATCGCCGACGCCGTAAACACCCACTTCTTCGCCGAAATCGATCCGGACTCATGCGTGGCCTGCGGGGTCTGCGCGGACGAGCGCTGCCAGGTCAACGCCATTGAGGAGGACGGCGATGTGTATCGCGTCATCAGGGAAAGCTGCATCGGCTGCGGGCTTTGCGTGTCCACATGCCCGGAGGAGGCGGTGTCCATGAAAAGAAAAGCCGACACCGAGATTGTGGCCCCGCCCGGGGATGAAGACCAGTGGTTTGAGAGTCGGGGAGAGAGCAGGGGGGTGGATTACAGCGCGTATAAGTAG
- the gpmI gene encoding 2,3-bisphosphoglycerate-independent phosphoglycerate mutase has translation MTPKKPCLLLILDGCGINPDRRQNACALADCPNLDRLMDAYPHTRLSCSGEAVGLPDGTMGNSEVGHLNIGAGRPVLQDLLRINRAVADRSFFQNAAILGLMEKVAAEGASLHIMGLLSDGGVHSHTDHLRALLDMAASGKAGPKIRRVFVHAILDGRDTPPDSGLEYVRSLKEWAREKENVRVATVCGRFYAMDRDKRWDRIEKAFRLYTTGEGNRENDPETAVENAYRKGETDEFVSPTVIFPGDGDPGLLRDGDGVVFFNFRADRAREITRALTDDSFDAFPRDPRPRLSGFVGMTRYDERFGLPSAFPPETLKDTLGETVSRNGLRQLRIAETEKYAHVTYFFNGGAEEPFPLEERCLIPSPREVRTYDLKPEMSAFELTDKVLEEIDSGCFDLMVVNFANMDMVGHTGILPAAIRACEAVDIGVGKVVGRVLEKGGAAIVTSDHGNAEKMADENGGPHTAHTTHPVPFILADDSRKDAALRPGGSLADIAPTVLEIMGVEKPERMTGRSLTHIPEGETGNEKET, from the coding sequence ATGACCCCGAAAAAACCATGTCTTCTGCTCATATTAGACGGATGCGGAATCAACCCGGACCGCCGCCAAAACGCCTGCGCCCTGGCGGACTGCCCCAATCTTGACCGGCTCATGGACGCCTATCCCCACACCCGCCTGTCGTGCTCGGGGGAAGCCGTGGGGCTTCCCGACGGGACCATGGGAAACTCGGAGGTGGGGCATCTCAACATCGGGGCCGGGCGGCCGGTTCTCCAGGATCTTCTCAGGATCAACCGGGCTGTGGCCGACCGGTCTTTTTTTCAAAACGCCGCCATCCTGGGCCTTATGGAGAAAGTGGCGGCCGAAGGCGCGTCCCTTCACATCATGGGCCTGCTTTCAGACGGCGGGGTCCACAGCCACACGGATCACCTCCGGGCCCTTCTGGACATGGCCGCGTCCGGGAAAGCGGGGCCGAAAATCCGCCGCGTTTTTGTTCACGCCATCCTGGACGGCCGGGACACCCCCCCGGACAGCGGGCTGGAATATGTCCGGTCATTGAAGGAATGGGCCCGGGAAAAGGAAAACGTCCGGGTGGCCACGGTCTGCGGCAGATTTTACGCCATGGACCGGGACAAACGGTGGGACAGGATCGAAAAGGCCTTCCGGCTTTACACCACAGGCGAGGGAAACCGGGAAAACGATCCGGAGACAGCGGTTGAAAACGCCTACCGGAAAGGGGAGACGGACGAATTCGTCTCCCCGACCGTGATTTTCCCCGGGGACGGGGACCCCGGCCTTCTCAGGGACGGGGACGGCGTTGTGTTTTTCAATTTCAGGGCCGACCGGGCCAGGGAGATCACCCGGGCCCTGACCGACGATTCCTTTGACGCCTTTCCCCGGGACCCCCGGCCCCGTCTGTCCGGTTTTGTGGGCATGACCCGTTATGACGAGCGCTTTGGCCTGCCGTCGGCCTTTCCCCCGGAGACCCTGAAAGACACCCTGGGGGAGACGGTCAGCCGAAACGGACTGCGGCAGCTCAGAATCGCGGAGACCGAAAAGTACGCCCATGTGACCTATTTTTTCAACGGCGGCGCCGAAGAGCCCTTTCCCCTGGAGGAACGATGTCTGATTCCGTCCCCCCGGGAGGTCCGGACCTATGACTTAAAGCCTGAGATGAGCGCCTTTGAGCTGACCGACAAGGTCCTGGAGGAGATCGACTCCGGCTGTTTCGATCTCATGGTGGTCAATTTCGCCAACATGGACATGGTGGGGCACACCGGTATTCTGCCCGCCGCGATCCGGGCGTGCGAGGCCGTGGATATCGGTGTGGGAAAAGTCGTGGGCCGGGTCCTTGAAAAAGGGGGCGCGGCCATTGTCACTTCGGATCACGGCAACGCCGAAAAGATGGCGGATGAAAACGGCGGCCCTCACACGGCCCACACCACCCATCCCGTGCCTTTCATCCTGGCGGACGACTCCCGGAAAGACGCGGCCCTGCGTCCCGGCGGCTCCCTGGCCGACATCGCCCCCACGGTTCTGGAGATCATGGGCGTTGAAAAGCCGGAGCGGATGACGGGGCGGTCTTTGACACATATCCCGGAAGGGGAAACCGGAAACGAAAAGGAGACATAA
- the ybeB gene encoding hypothetical protein (Evidence 5 : Unknown function) — MKNDPYPDIDVYLDAVSGKKARDIVALDVRGLTSIADVFIVCGGLSNRQVTAIADHIQITLKKDSGIRPLSVEGKKGGRWVLLDYGDVVIHVFLETERKFYDLEGLWTDAGRIPVKSDESP, encoded by the coding sequence ATGAAAAACGATCCGTATCCGGACATAGACGTTTACCTGGACGCCGTCTCAGGCAAAAAGGCCCGGGACATTGTGGCCCTGGACGTGCGGGGGCTCACCTCCATCGCCGATGTGTTTATCGTGTGCGGCGGGCTCTCAAACCGCCAGGTGACGGCCATCGCCGATCACATTCAAATCACGCTGAAAAAAGACTCCGGGATCCGGCCGCTGAGCGTGGAGGGAAAAAAAGGGGGGCGGTGGGTGCTTCTGGATTACGGGGACGTGGTGATCCATGTGTTTCTTGAGACCGAGCGAAAATTTTACGATCTGGAGGGCCTTTGGACGGACGCCGGGCGAATACCTGTGAAATCCGATGAAAGCCCATAA